Part of the Spiroplasma turonicum genome, TATTTTGTTGTCAATGAATCCGTATTACTAGCAAAAAAAATAGATAGCAATTACGCAGCCTTAGTAAATGCGGTTGTTAGAAAACTTGAAAATAAAGAACTGTGAATTGTAAACATAAAAAACAAAAAAAATATTATTCCTTTAACTAAAGGAATTCCTTTTTGGCTATATGATTTCATAAAAAAACAGTATGGTCAAAGTATTGCCGACGATTGATTAAATGATGTTAATAACAATGAGCACTTATATTTAAGATTAAACTCAGAAATAATGGACGAAAAGCATTTTTTAAATAATTATAAAGAATTGTTAAATGCTGAAAAGTTTGAACTAACAAAAAATTTTTATAAAATAAATAATAAAATATTTGAAACAGATTTATTAAAATACGGAACTGTTTATTTACAAGACCCACTTAGCGGATTAGCATGTGAAGTTTTAAATCCAAAAAGTAATAGCAAGATTATCGATATGTGTTGTGCACCTGGTGGCAAGTTGAGTTATTTATATAACCTTACAAAAGGAACGTCAAAAATAGTTGGTATTGAAAAAAATTTAAGCAAAAAAAATATTTTATACAAAAACCTTGAAAGACAAAATATAAAAAATGTTGAAATATTTTTTATTGATGCATTGGAATACGATTCTAAAGAATTATTTAATTATGTTCTATTAGATGCTCCTTGTAGTGGATTTGGTGTAATAAAAAATAAACCAGAAATAAGATTAAAAAAACATAATAAAAATAGTTTTGTTGAGTTATACAATATTCAGGGAAAATTATTAGAAAAAGCGTATAGTATGCTTGATGTAAATGGAGAACTTGTATATTCTACATGTACAATTAATAAAAATGAGAACGAATATCAAATAAATAAATTTTTAAACAATCATAAAGACTTGAAAAAAACGTATGAAAAACAATTTTTTGGTTATGAATACAACACAAATGGATTTTATATATGTAAACTAATTAAGACATAGAAATATGATATAACACTATGTATGTTATAATTATAAATGGAGATAACATGAAAAATAGTATATTTAATTACACATTACCAAGTCTTGGAAAAACACTTGAAGAAAATGGATTTAAAAAATATTCAGCTAAGCAAATTTTTAATTGAATCTATGAAAA contains:
- a CDS encoding transcription antitermination factor NusB; translated protein: MNARNLALNLLNEIIYNNKFSNKLLNKTKEKSNLSKSDIFFVFKLVYGVIQYKIYLEYVVNKLLKTEVKNKKIFIILLMALYQFKFLNSKGYFVVNESVLLAKKIDSNYAALVNAVVRKLENKELWIVNIKNKKNIIPLTKGIPFWLYDFIKKQYGQSIADDWLNDVNNNEHLYLRLNSEIMDEKHFLNNYKELLNAEKFELTKNFYKINNKIFETDLLKYGTVYLQDPLSGLACEVLNPKSNSKIIDMCCAPGGKLSYLYNLTKGTSKIVGIEKNLSKKNILYKNLERQNIKNVEIFFIDALEYDSKELFNYVLLDAPCSGFGVIKNKPEIRLKKHNKNSFVELYNIQGKLLEKAYSMLDVNGELVYSTCTINKNENEYQINKFLNNHKDLKKTYEKQFFGYEYNTNGFYICKLIKT